The Cytophagales bacterium genomic interval CAACCACGACAGGAAAAGATAAACCGGACGATACAATAAAGGGATACTGTTGACGGTGTAGAATTTTTTACCCATATTTGGTTTATATTACTATTCAATTGCCCGATCAGGATAATCCGTAATAATTCCATCAACCCCCATGTCTATTAATTTCCTGATACTTTCTTTGTCATTAACCGTCCAGGGAATGACTTTCATTTTATTTTTTTGTGCATATTTCATAAGTTCATCATTCACAAGCAAATAGTACGGGCTATAGACATCAGGAATAAACCCCAGCTTTTTAATGTTCTCTGCCGGGCTTTGAATATTCTCAACGAGCAAAGCTAATTTCATTTTTGGAGATTTTATTTTAATTACTTTCAAAGTCCTTACATCAAAAGATTGGATGATCGTTCTATCCAAAATGTTTTTGCCCTTTAAGACATCAAGCAGGAGCGCTATGAATTCTTTGGGTTCAGGATGAAAAACCCCATCACCATCAGGGGAACATTTTGTTTCTATATTGTACCAGACCGCTGGCAGGGAATGAACCTGTAGATATTGCTCAACAGTATCAATAACTTTAGCAAGTAAAGGTTTAAGTGCAGCTAATTTCTTCTGATCAGGAAAGCGGGGATGGATTTTTGTACCACAGTCACATAACTTAATTTCTTCATAGTTCATCTGGTATAAGTTGTACGATCTTTCATCTTTTTCAAGTATTTCCTGCCCGTCAGGGGTTAAACAGATCTCGTGAGAAAGGAAGGGTTCATGCGATAGCAATACCATTTTGTCGTTAGAAATAACCACATCCATTTCCAGGGTATTCACGCCAATTTCAACTGCTTTGATCATTGCAGTGATCGTGTTTTCAGGCATCAGTCCCCGACATCCTCTGTGTCCCTGGATATCTACCTTTTTTGTACTCAATGAAGAACATCCGATTATGGTGCTAAAAATGATCAAAAATGGAATGAAGTTTAATGTCATTTGATATTTGTATAACTCTTTTGAAAAGTTGTTACATGCAAGTTTAAGAAAAAATTTTAAACTACTACAGAATAAAGCCCGAATATTTTTATATTTGCATAAGAGATAAAGACATTGAAAAATTATCATAGAAAAAAAAACTCATATCCCCGAACTTCAGAAACATTCCCCTGAACAAAGTGAAGGAACTTGTTGATGACACCACAACATCCGACAGCATCAAATACCTGAAAGCAATCCAACAACATAACAATTTAACAATGCAACAATCTTCCGAAATAATCAGAATTGAAAACAAATTCTACCTGCCCCAAACCATCAACTATACCAATGTAATCACATCACTACACCAAACAGGCAAAGAAGGCGAAGCAAAAGACGGAATGGACATCGCCCTATGTGTATTTGATATTGAAGAAGGAAATAGAGGAAATAAGGGAATAGGGGAAGTCGGCAGTCTTCAGTCGGCAGTCAGCAAAATGACCAATGAACCAATGACCAATGACGCGGGAGGGAGTCCCCCCTTTAGGGGGTTAGGGGGTGCGCGCTGGCAATTAACCAACGTCCATTTTTCCGGAGCAAACAACCCCCTTTATCTCATAAGAAAAAACGAACACACAGAATACAAATATATGCTAAAATATTTTCACTTACAAGTAAATAAGGTTTATTTTACAAAAAAAATAATGACTACGTATTAATTTTTTTTTGTAATGCTACAAATCTCCTTCATCCGTGAAAATAACAAAAAGGTTATTGAGGGCCTCAAAAAAAAGAATTTTGAAGCTGCAGAACAGCAAGTCAATGAGCTGTTAAAAATTGACAAAAGCAGGAGAGATACCCAAAATAACCTGGATGACGTGCTGGCAAGATCAAATGCACTAACTAAAGAAATAGGGGCTTTAATAAAGAATGGCCGGAAAGAAGAAGCGGAAGCTGTTAAAGCAGAAACTATACAATTAAAAGCCCGGGCAAAAAGGCTGGGTGAGAGCCTGAATAATTATGAAACGCAATTGGATGAGCTTCTGGTAAAATTCCCAAATCTGCCACATAAGAGTGTTCCTGCAGGGTTGCTCCCGGAAGATAATGAAATTATTTATCAGCACGGTAAAATTCCTGAATTGAAGGATGCCCTGCCGCATTGGGAGCTGATAAAAAAATACGATATCATTGATTTTGAAACGGGGAATAAAATTGCCGGTGCGGGTTTTCCCGTATATAAAGGTAAGGGTGCACGATTACAAAGGGCGCTGATCAACTTCTTTCTGGAAGAAGCCATAAAAACCGGCTATACTGAAGTTCAGCCCCCGATATTTGTAAACCAGGCTTCTGCCTATGCAACCGGTCAATTACCCGATAAGGAAGGGCAAATGTATCACATAGGTGAAGATGACCTTTACCCCATCCCTACCGCTGAAGTTCCTATCACCAACATTTACAGAAATGTGATCCTAAAGGAAGAAGAGCTACCTGTTAAAATAGTTGGCTATACACCGTGCTTCAGAAGAGAAGCTGGTTCATGGGGAGCTGATG includes:
- a CDS encoding glycerophosphodiester phosphodiesterase is translated as MTLNFIPFLIIFSTIIGCSSLSTKKVDIQGHRGCRGLMPENTITAMIKAVEIGVNTLEMDVVISNDKMVLLSHEPFLSHEICLTPDGQEILEKDERSYNLYQMNYEEIKLCDCGTKIHPRFPDQKKLAALKPLLAKVIDTVEQYLQVHSLPAVWYNIETKCSPDGDGVFHPEPKEFIALLLDVLKGKNILDRTIIQSFDVRTLKVIKIKSPKMKLALLVENIQSPAENIKKLGFIPDVYSPYYLLVNDELMKYAQKNKMKVIPWTVNDKESIRKLIDMGVDGIITDYPDRAIE
- the serS gene encoding serine--tRNA ligase, which encodes MLQISFIRENNKKVIEGLKKKNFEAAEQQVNELLKIDKSRRDTQNNLDDVLARSNALTKEIGALIKNGRKEEAEAVKAETIQLKARAKRLGESLNNYETQLDELLVKFPNLPHKSVPAGLLPEDNEIIYQHGKIPELKDALPHWELIKKYDIIDFETGNKIAGAGFPVYKGKGARLQRALINFFLEEAIKTGYTEVQPPIFVNQASAYATGQLPDKEGQMYHIGEDDLYPIPTAEVPITNIYRNVILKEEELPVKIVGYTPCFRREAGSWGADVRGLNRLHQFDKVEIVQIQRPDSSYHALEEMCNHVQGLLKKLQLPYRVIKLCGGEISFTAALTYDMEVYSAAQQKWLEVSSVSNFESFQANRLKLRCKGKDNKNFLLHTLNGSALALPRLVAAMLENNQGKEGIRMPDVLHEYCGFEMI